One Bradyrhizobium sp. ISRA464 genomic window carries:
- a CDS encoding Lrp/AsnC family transcriptional regulator, which produces MTEVDTFDLKMLAALQDDGRLTNQQLADLVGLSASQCSRRRMRLEEEKVISGYHADLAGEALGFGLIAFIHITLATHSPDNAKRFRELVNRVDDIQEAYALTGDADYVLKVMLRDLKSLSDIVNNVLMPHQSVAHVRSSIVLDRLKESSKLPLTALQG; this is translated from the coding sequence ATGACTGAAGTCGACACCTTCGACCTTAAAATGCTCGCCGCGCTACAGGACGACGGCCGGCTGACCAACCAGCAATTGGCCGACCTCGTCGGCCTGTCCGCCTCGCAATGCTCGCGCCGCCGGATGCGGCTGGAGGAGGAAAAGGTCATCTCCGGCTATCACGCCGATCTTGCCGGCGAAGCGCTCGGCTTCGGCCTGATCGCCTTCATCCACATCACGCTGGCGACCCATTCGCCCGACAACGCCAAGCGGTTTCGCGAGCTGGTCAACCGCGTCGACGATATCCAGGAGGCCTATGCGCTGACGGGAGATGCCGATTACGTGCTCAAGGTGATGCTGCGCGACCTCAAGAGCCTGTCCGACATCGTCAACAATGTGCTGATGCCGCACCAGAGCGTCGCCCATGTGCGCTCTTCGATCGTGCTCGATCGGCTGAAGGAGAGCTCAAAGCTGCCGCTCACGGCGTTGCAGGGGTAG
- a CDS encoding FAD-dependent oxidoreductase, whose translation MAQANTAQAKTQFGYRRHPDQDRSGASVAEHPVVIVGAGPVGLSLAIDLAQRGQHVVLLDDADRIGEGSRAICFSKRSLEFWDRLGVGDRMVDKGVVWSVGRIFHGDAQLYQFNLLPEEGHKRPAFINLQQFYAEAYLVDRVEQLPGIDLRWRNKVVALESRNDCVALTIATPDGAYQVRATFVIACDGARSSLRQMVGAEFAGQVFEDQFLIADVKMTAAFPTERWFWFDPPFHAGRSALLHKQPDDIWRIDLQLNPDADPVAEKRPENVRPRIERMLGHDNFDFEWISLYKFQCRRMAKFIHGRVIFAGDSAHQVSPFGARGANSGLEDAENLAWKLDRVLRGRSPEGLLESYHIERSAAADENIRESTRSTDFMAPATRQEARLRQAVLSLAKETEFGKRMVNGGRLSVPSVYDTPLSTEDRDEWRGGPRPGASMLDAPVAERDGKPSFLTEAFIKQGTRFTLLAFGNGAVADVPEGVGRIQVGGEGGLVDAQGLAAKRYDAAPDTAYLLRPDGYVAARFRKAQRPALDAAVARASGLN comes from the coding sequence ATGGCACAAGCCAATACGGCACAGGCCAAAACCCAGTTCGGCTACCGCCGCCATCCCGACCAGGACCGGTCGGGCGCCAGTGTAGCGGAACACCCTGTCGTGATCGTCGGCGCCGGCCCGGTCGGGCTGTCGCTGGCGATCGATCTCGCGCAACGCGGCCAGCACGTGGTGCTGCTCGACGATGCCGATCGGATCGGCGAGGGCTCGCGCGCGATCTGCTTTTCGAAACGCTCATTGGAGTTCTGGGATCGTCTCGGCGTCGGCGACCGCATGGTCGACAAGGGCGTGGTGTGGAGCGTCGGCCGGATCTTCCACGGCGACGCGCAGCTCTATCAATTCAATCTGCTGCCTGAGGAGGGCCACAAGCGGCCGGCCTTCATCAACCTGCAGCAGTTCTATGCAGAGGCCTATCTGGTCGATCGCGTCGAGCAACTGCCCGGGATCGATCTGCGCTGGCGCAACAAGGTGGTCGCGCTGGAGAGCCGCAACGATTGCGTCGCGCTGACGATCGCAACCCCCGACGGCGCGTACCAGGTGCGCGCGACTTTTGTCATTGCCTGCGACGGCGCCCGCTCGTCGCTGCGGCAGATGGTCGGCGCGGAGTTCGCGGGTCAGGTGTTCGAGGACCAGTTCCTGATCGCCGACGTCAAGATGACCGCGGCGTTCCCGACCGAGCGCTGGTTCTGGTTCGATCCGCCGTTCCATGCGGGGCGCTCGGCACTGCTGCACAAACAGCCGGACGACATCTGGCGGATCGATCTGCAGCTCAATCCGGATGCCGATCCCGTCGCGGAGAAGCGGCCGGAGAATGTGCGGCCGCGGATCGAGCGCATGCTCGGGCATGACAATTTCGACTTCGAGTGGATCTCGCTCTACAAGTTCCAGTGCCGGCGGATGGCCAAGTTCATCCATGGCCGGGTGATCTTCGCGGGCGATTCCGCGCATCAGGTCTCGCCGTTCGGCGCACGCGGCGCCAATTCCGGGCTCGAGGATGCCGAAAACCTGGCGTGGAAGCTCGATCGCGTGCTGCGCGGGCGTTCGCCGGAAGGGTTGCTGGAGAGCTATCACATCGAGCGCAGCGCGGCGGCGGACGAGAACATCCGCGAATCGACGCGCTCGACCGATTTCATGGCGCCGGCAACCCGGCAGGAGGCGCGGCTGCGCCAGGCGGTGCTCTCGCTCGCCAAGGAAACCGAGTTCGGCAAGCGCATGGTCAATGGCGGCCGGCTGTCGGTGCCCTCGGTCTATGATACGCCGCTGTCGACGGAGGACCGCGACGAATGGCGCGGCGGCCCGCGGCCCGGCGCCTCGATGCTGGATGCGCCTGTTGCGGAGCGCGACGGTAAGCCCAGCTTCCTGACCGAGGCCTTCATCAAGCAGGGAACACGTTTCACGCTGCTGGCGTTTGGCAATGGAGCGGTCGCCGACGTGCCTGAAGGCGTCGGCAGGATCCAGGTCGGCGGCGAGGGCGGCTTGGTCGATGCGCAAGGTCTTGCCGCCAAGCGCTACGACGCCGCACCCGATACGGCCTATCTGCTGCGGCCCGACGGCTACGTCGCCGCGCGCTTCCGCAAAGCGCAGCGGCCGGCGCTCGATGCGGCGGTGGCGCGCGCATCCGGCCTGAATTGA
- a CDS encoding caspase family protein — translation MKIRLALLATLIFSIALPAPSLAAGERFALVIGNAKYPDADAPLKEPINDARDVADELKRDGFAVDIGENLTGDGMRRAFDKLYAKIKPGSVALIFFSGYGIQSNRQSYMIPVDAQIWAEPDVRRDGISLETVLGEINSRGAGVKIALIDASRRNPFERRFRSFSAGLAPVIAPNGTLVMYSAALSSVVSDNGSDHSLFVRELLKEIRTPGLMAEETLNRTRVGVTRASRQEQVPWISSSLAEDFSFIPGGAPQPASLPPAAPTAEVAAPQPTPASQPAQAPPAPPVKTAIAPTPAPPPPPAPPKQAEITLPPPPAQAPTVIEPSPTPTSPAALALADDPTIKGLSDRLDKNPDDAAALYRRGQVYASKGAYQLAISDFTNSLRLNPKDVEAYNNRCWVRTVIGDLQAALKDCNEALRLRPNFVDALDSRGLMNLKGGQNKNAIADFDAALKINPRLTSSLYGRGLAKKRNGAIAEGDLDIANAKAMDPNIVKEFAEYGVK, via the coding sequence ATGAAAATCCGCCTTGCCTTGCTCGCCACGTTGATTTTTTCGATCGCCTTGCCAGCCCCATCCCTCGCAGCCGGTGAACGTTTCGCGCTGGTCATCGGCAACGCCAAATATCCGGACGCCGACGCGCCGCTAAAGGAGCCGATCAACGACGCGCGCGATGTCGCCGACGAGCTCAAGCGCGACGGCTTCGCCGTCGATATCGGCGAGAACCTGACCGGCGACGGCATGCGCCGCGCCTTCGACAAGCTCTACGCCAAGATCAAACCGGGCTCGGTGGCGCTGATCTTCTTCTCGGGCTACGGCATCCAATCGAACCGGCAAAGCTACATGATCCCGGTCGATGCGCAGATCTGGGCCGAGCCCGACGTTCGCCGCGACGGCATCAGCCTCGAGACCGTGCTTGGCGAGATCAACAGCCGCGGCGCCGGCGTCAAGATCGCCCTGATCGACGCTAGCAGGCGCAATCCGTTCGAGCGCCGCTTCCGCAGCTTTTCGGCGGGCCTTGCCCCGGTGATCGCCCCCAACGGAACGTTGGTGATGTACTCGGCGGCGCTGTCGTCGGTCGTCTCCGACAATGGCAGCGATCACAGCCTGTTCGTGCGGGAGCTGCTGAAGGAAATCCGCACCCCCGGCCTGATGGCGGAAGAGACGCTGAACCGCACCCGCGTCGGCGTCACCCGGGCCTCGCGCCAGGAGCAGGTGCCGTGGATTTCGTCGTCGCTGGCTGAGGATTTCTCCTTCATCCCGGGCGGCGCGCCGCAGCCTGCGAGCCTGCCGCCTGCCGCGCCTACGGCCGAGGTGGCGGCACCACAGCCCACACCAGCATCGCAGCCCGCACAGGCTCCGCCGGCACCGCCCGTTAAGACCGCGATAGCGCCAACCCCGGCGCCACCACCGCCGCCGGCACCACCGAAGCAGGCCGAGATCACCCTGCCGCCACCGCCCGCTCAGGCGCCCACGGTGATCGAGCCCTCGCCGACCCCGACCAGCCCGGCCGCACTCGCGCTTGCCGACGATCCAACGATCAAGGGTCTGAGCGACCGGCTCGACAAGAATCCGGACGATGCGGCGGCGCTGTATCGCCGCGGCCAGGTCTATGCCAGCAAGGGCGCCTACCAGCTCGCAATCAGCGACTTCACCAATTCGCTGCGGCTGAACCCCAAGGATGTCGAGGCCTATAACAACCGCTGCTGGGTGCGCACCGTGATCGGTGACCTGCAGGCCGCGCTGAAGGATTGTAACGAGGCGCTGCGGCTGCGTCCGAACTTTGTCGATGCGCTCGACAGCCGCGGCCTGATGAACCTGAAGGGCGGGCAGAACAAGAATGCGATCGCCGATTTCGACGCGGCGCTGAAGATCAATCCGCGCCTGACGTCGTCGCTGTACGGAAGGGGCCTCGCCAAGAAACGCAACGGCGCGATCGCGGAAGGCGATCTCGACATCGCCAACGCCAAGGCGATGGACCCGAATATCGTGAAGGAGTTCGCCGAGTACGGCGTGAAGTGA
- the fahA gene encoding fumarylacetoacetase yields the protein MPHPNDPKLRSFIDVAPTSDFPIQNLPYGVFSANGLAPRVGVAIGDYVLDLWELEQDSRLDVGPLGVFSQPSLNAFMALGPKVWSATRARISELLRSDHPELRDNRELRARALVPMADVKLHMPFAVSGYTDFYSSKEHATNVGVMFRGKDNALQPNWLHMPIGYNGRASTVVVSGTKVRRPRGQLKPPTAEVPSFGPCKRLDFELEMGVVVGQASPMGEMLTEKQAEEMIFGFVILNDWSARDIQQWEYVPLGPFQAKAFATSISPWVVTREALEPFRMQGPAQQPEPLAYLKQTQPNNYDMQLDVALRAGSMNETKTICSTNFKYMYWSSVQQLVHHASSGCAMNVGDLLGSGTISGPEKHQRGSLLEISWNGTEPVELAGGVKRSFLEDGDSLVMRGWCQGDGYRVGFGEVEGTIVAAE from the coding sequence GTGCCCCACCCCAACGACCCCAAACTCCGCTCCTTCATCGACGTCGCGCCGACCTCCGACTTTCCGATCCAGAATCTGCCTTATGGCGTGTTCTCGGCGAACGGATTGGCCCCTCGCGTCGGCGTCGCGATCGGCGACTATGTGCTCGATCTCTGGGAGCTCGAGCAGGACTCGCGGCTCGATGTCGGGCCGCTCGGCGTTTTCTCGCAGCCGTCGCTCAACGCCTTCATGGCGCTGGGGCCGAAAGTGTGGTCGGCGACGCGGGCGCGGATCAGCGAGCTGCTGCGCTCCGATCACCCGGAGCTACGGGACAACAGGGAATTGCGGGCGCGGGCGCTGGTGCCGATGGCTGACGTCAAGCTGCACATGCCGTTTGCGGTCTCGGGCTACACCGATTTCTATTCGTCGAAGGAGCACGCCACCAATGTCGGCGTCATGTTCCGCGGCAAGGACAACGCGCTGCAGCCGAACTGGCTGCACATGCCGATTGGTTACAACGGCCGCGCCTCGACCGTGGTGGTAAGCGGCACCAAGGTGCGCCGGCCGCGCGGCCAGCTGAAGCCGCCGACCGCTGAGGTGCCGAGCTTCGGCCCGTGCAAGCGGCTCGATTTCGAGCTGGAGATGGGCGTGGTCGTGGGACAGGCGTCGCCGATGGGCGAGATGCTGACCGAGAAGCAGGCCGAGGAGATGATCTTCGGCTTCGTCATCCTCAACGACTGGAGCGCGCGCGACATCCAGCAGTGGGAGTACGTGCCGCTCGGTCCGTTCCAGGCCAAGGCGTTCGCCACATCGATCAGCCCCTGGGTGGTGACGCGCGAAGCGCTGGAGCCGTTCCGGATGCAGGGCCCGGCGCAGCAGCCGGAGCCGCTCGCTTATCTGAAGCAGACGCAGCCGAACAATTACGACATGCAGCTCGATGTCGCGCTGCGTGCCGGGTCGATGAACGAGACGAAGACGATCTGCAGCACCAATTTCAAGTACATGTACTGGTCGTCGGTGCAGCAGCTTGTGCACCACGCCTCATCCGGCTGCGCCATGAATGTCGGCGACCTCTTAGGGTCGGGCACGATCTCCGGCCCGGAGAAGCATCAGCGCGGCAGCTTGCTCGAGATCAGCTGGAACGGGACCGAGCCGGTCGAGCTTGCCGGCGGCGTCAAGCGCTCGTTCCTCGAAGACGGCGATTCGCTCGTCATGCGCGGCTGGTGCCAGGGCGACGGCTACCGCGTCGGCTTCGGCGAGGTTGAAGGGACGATCGTCGCGGCGGAGTGA
- a CDS encoding MBL fold metallo-hydrolase, with product MAKGFASTTDLAEKKVTFSEIGTDLYAFTAEGDPNTAVIVGEDGCLVFDAQATPAMANKVIERVRTVTDKPIKYVVLSHYHAVRVLGASAYHAQGIVASQETYRLIQERGQQDWDSEYGRFPRLFQDAASIPGLTWPTLTFEGEMSIYLGKREVRLMQLGAGHTSGDIVAWVPDAEVMFSGDLIEYHSACYCGDAHLREWPMTLNEIRAFNPKAIAPGRGDALTGLSTTRDAIAMTRDFVTTLYGAAESSVAKGRTLKESMAATREVMDPKFASFAIYEHCLPFNVSRAYDEASGIDDPVIWTDKRDQEMWAALQGGG from the coding sequence ATGGCCAAAGGTTTCGCCTCGACCACCGACCTCGCGGAGAAGAAGGTCACCTTCTCCGAGATCGGAACCGATCTCTATGCCTTCACCGCCGAAGGCGATCCCAACACCGCCGTGATCGTCGGCGAGGACGGCTGCCTCGTGTTCGACGCGCAGGCGACGCCCGCGATGGCCAACAAGGTGATCGAGCGGGTGCGCACCGTCACCGACAAGCCGATCAAATATGTCGTGCTGTCGCATTATCACGCCGTCCGCGTGCTCGGCGCGTCCGCCTATCACGCGCAGGGTATCGTTGCCTCGCAGGAGACCTATCGGCTGATCCAGGAGCGCGGCCAGCAGGACTGGGATTCCGAGTACGGCCGCTTCCCGCGCCTGTTCCAGGATGCCGCGAGCATTCCCGGCCTGACCTGGCCGACGCTGACCTTCGAAGGCGAGATGTCGATCTATCTGGGAAAACGCGAGGTGCGGCTGATGCAGCTCGGCGCCGGCCACACCTCCGGCGATATCGTCGCCTGGGTGCCGGATGCCGAGGTGATGTTCTCCGGCGATCTCATCGAGTACCACTCGGCCTGCTATTGCGGCGACGCGCATTTGCGCGAATGGCCGATGACGCTGAACGAGATCCGCGCCTTCAATCCGAAGGCGATCGCGCCGGGCCGCGGCGATGCGTTGACCGGCCTGTCGACCACGCGCGATGCGATCGCAATGACCCGCGACTTCGTCACCACGCTCTATGGCGCCGCCGAAAGCTCCGTCGCCAAAGGCCGCACGCTGAAGGAATCGATGGCCGCGACGCGCGAGGTGATGGATCCGAAATTCGCAAGCTTCGCGATTTACGAGCATTGCCTGCCGTTCAACGTCTCCCGCGCCTATGACGAGGCGTCCGGGATCGACGATCCCGTGATCTGGACCGACAAGCGCGACCAGGAAATGTGGGCCGCCCTGCAAGGAGGAGGATGA
- a CDS encoding DUF2783 domain-containing protein, with product MALSTSSNFARPDDAFRAIVEAHRGLTEAQSADFAAALVLVLANHIGDIDVLREAIALAKRRTLDAGQQQQQQQQ from the coding sequence ATGGCGCTGTCGACCAGTTCGAATTTCGCAAGGCCCGATGACGCCTTCCGCGCCATCGTCGAGGCGCATCGCGGCCTCACCGAGGCCCAGAGCGCCGATTTCGCTGCCGCGCTGGTTCTGGTGCTCGCCAATCACATCGGTGACATCGATGTGCTGCGCGAGGCGATCGCGCTCGCGAAGCGACGGACGCTGGATGCGGGCCAACAGCAGCAACAGCAACAACAATAG
- a CDS encoding MarR family transcriptional regulator: MDGDLRDDTAPGKKRLDLFHFVPFRLNRLSAEVSSALSSEYQARYGLDIPEWRVLATLGFRADPCSAQYIAHCTRTHKSTISRAVSALMEREIVERVENEDDRREFRLRLTKKGQALYEELIPRLLRKEQEILSCLSAQERRDLGHLLGKIEASLDLVQTSEEADAKEAY; the protein is encoded by the coding sequence CTGGACGGCGATCTGCGCGACGATACCGCCCCCGGGAAAAAGCGGCTTGATCTGTTCCACTTCGTGCCGTTCCGGCTGAACCGGCTTTCGGCCGAGGTCAGCTCGGCGCTGTCGAGCGAATATCAGGCGCGCTATGGCCTCGACATACCGGAGTGGCGCGTGCTCGCAACGCTTGGTTTTCGCGCCGACCCCTGCAGCGCACAATACATCGCGCACTGCACCCGCACGCACAAATCCACCATCAGCCGCGCAGTCTCGGCGCTGATGGAGCGCGAGATTGTCGAGCGCGTCGAGAACGAGGACGACCGCCGCGAATTCCGCCTGCGACTGACGAAGAAGGGGCAGGCGCTGTACGAAGAGCTGATCCCGCGCCTGCTGCGCAAGGAGCAGGAGATTCTCTCCTGCCTCTCGGCGCAGGAACGCCGCGACCTCGGACACCTGCTCGGCAAGATCGAGGCAAGCCTCGATCTCGTGCAGACCAGCGAAGAGGCCGACGCCAAGGAAGCGTATTAG
- a CDS encoding DUF1272 domain-containing protein, with translation MALQMRPNCEYCDKDLPPNATDARICSYECTFCADCADTKLGNVCPNCGGGFAPRPIRPAKEWRPGVCTAKQPPSDKRVHLKYSLEDVAAHSARLKDIRPEER, from the coding sequence ATGGCGCTGCAGATGCGACCGAACTGCGAATATTGCGACAAGGACCTGCCGCCGAACGCGACAGACGCGCGGATCTGTTCGTATGAATGTACGTTCTGCGCGGACTGCGCCGACACCAAGCTCGGCAATGTCTGCCCGAACTGCGGCGGCGGCTTCGCGCCGCGGCCGATCCGGCCCGCGAAGGAGTGGCGGCCGGGCGTGTGCACGGCGAAACAGCCACCGTCAGACAAGCGGGTGCATCTGAAATACAGCCTCGAGGATGTCGCCGCGCATTCGGCGCGGCTGAAGGATATTCGCCCCGAGGAGCGGTGA
- a CDS encoding N-acyl homoserine lactonase family protein, protein MGNAYEIYALRYATMSPRTPNMNFLAPDPHDTTAQDLDYFVWLIRGHGRDILVDTGFNAEEAKARARKLTLNPVDALAGFGVSADAIRDVIVTHLHYDHAGNLDRFPNARFHLQEREMSYATGRCMCNGMLRHPFSVEHVTQMVRHVYGERVTFHSGDGEIAPGITVHRVGGHSDGLQVVRVETARGPVVLASDAAHYYANLHSRSPFPIVYNVGDMAQGWETVERLAGHPDRFIPGHDPIVSEIYPRASDKVDAFALHLAPSRSFAK, encoded by the coding sequence ATGGGAAACGCCTACGAAATCTACGCCCTGCGCTATGCGACGATGTCGCCGCGCACGCCCAACATGAACTTCCTGGCGCCTGATCCGCACGACACCACCGCGCAGGATCTCGATTACTTCGTCTGGCTGATCCGCGGCCACGGCCGTGACATCTTGGTCGACACCGGCTTCAACGCCGAGGAAGCCAAGGCGCGCGCCCGCAAGCTGACGCTCAACCCGGTCGACGCACTGGCCGGCTTCGGTGTCAGCGCCGATGCGATCCGCGACGTCATCGTTACGCATCTGCACTACGATCACGCGGGCAATCTCGACCGCTTCCCGAACGCCCGCTTCCATCTGCAGGAGCGCGAGATGAGCTACGCGACCGGCCGGTGCATGTGCAACGGCATGCTGCGCCATCCGTTCTCGGTCGAGCATGTCACGCAGATGGTGCGCCATGTCTATGGCGAGCGTGTCACCTTTCATTCCGGTGACGGCGAGATCGCGCCCGGCATCACCGTGCATCGGGTCGGTGGCCACTCCGACGGCCTGCAGGTGGTACGGGTCGAGACCGCGCGCGGCCCTGTCGTGCTGGCGTCCGACGCCGCGCATTACTATGCGAACCTGCACAGCCGCAGCCCGTTCCCGATCGTCTACAACGTCGGCGACATGGCGCAGGGCTGGGAGACCGTCGAGCGGCTCGCCGGCCATCCGGACCGATTCATTCCCGGGCACGATCCGATCGTGAGCGAAATCTATCCGCGCGCCAGCGACAAGGTCGATGCGTTCGCCTTGCATCTGGCCCCGTCGCGGTCGTTTGCGAAGTAG
- the hmgA gene encoding homogentisate 1,2-dioxygenase translates to MNINTSPDQIVRSTAQVTPGYMSGFGNSFETEALPGALPMGRNSPQRCAYGLYAEQLSGSPFTAPRGTNERSWLYRIRPSVKHSGRFAKVGAGLWRTAPCHEYDMPIAQLRWDPAPIPKEDKTFLQGVQTMTTAGDANTQAGMAAHVYLITKSMVDQHFYNADGEMLFVLQQGNLRFVTEFGRIDAEPGEIVVIPRGVKFRVEILNGPARGYLCENYGGAFTLPERGPIGANCLANSRDFLTPVASYEDKDTPTELYVKWGGSLFKTTLPHSPIDVVAWHGNYAPYKYDLRTFSPVGAIAFDHPDPSIFTVLTSPSETAGTANIDFVIFPERWLVADNTFRPPWYHMNIMSEFMGLIYGVYDAKPQGFVPGGISLHNCMLPHGPDREAFEHASNSELKPVKLTGTMAFMFETRFPQRVTKHAATSSTLQDDYSDCWKGLEKKFDPSKP, encoded by the coding sequence ATGAATATCAACACCTCGCCTGATCAGATCGTTCGCAGCACCGCGCAGGTGACGCCGGGCTATATGTCCGGCTTCGGCAACAGCTTTGAGACCGAGGCGCTGCCCGGCGCGCTGCCGATGGGGCGCAACTCGCCGCAGCGCTGTGCCTACGGGCTCTACGCCGAACAGCTCTCGGGCTCGCCGTTCACGGCACCGCGGGGCACCAATGAGCGCTCCTGGCTCTATCGCATCCGTCCGTCGGTCAAGCATTCCGGCCGCTTCGCCAAGGTTGGTGCCGGGCTGTGGCGGACCGCGCCGTGCCACGAATACGACATGCCGATCGCGCAACTGCGCTGGGACCCCGCGCCGATCCCGAAGGAGGACAAGACCTTCCTGCAGGGCGTGCAGACCATGACCACGGCGGGCGATGCCAACACGCAAGCCGGCATGGCGGCGCACGTCTATCTCATCACCAAATCGATGGTGGACCAGCATTTCTACAATGCCGATGGCGAGATGCTGTTCGTGTTGCAGCAGGGCAATTTGCGCTTCGTCACCGAGTTCGGCCGCATCGATGCCGAGCCTGGCGAGATCGTGGTGATCCCGCGCGGCGTCAAGTTCCGCGTCGAGATTCTAAATGGTCCGGCGCGCGGGTATCTCTGCGAAAACTACGGCGGTGCGTTCACGCTGCCGGAGCGCGGCCCGATCGGCGCCAACTGCCTCGCCAATTCGCGCGACTTCCTGACGCCCGTTGCGTCCTATGAGGACAAGGACACGCCGACCGAGCTCTACGTGAAATGGGGCGGCTCGCTGTTCAAGACCACGCTGCCGCATTCGCCGATCGACGTGGTCGCCTGGCACGGCAATTATGCGCCGTACAAATATGACCTGCGCACCTTCTCGCCGGTCGGCGCGATCGCTTTCGATCACCCCGATCCCTCGATCTTCACGGTGCTGACCTCGCCGTCGGAGACCGCGGGCACCGCGAATATCGACTTCGTGATCTTCCCGGAGCGCTGGTTGGTGGCCGACAACACCTTCCGTCCGCCGTGGTATCACATGAATATCATGTCGGAATTCATGGGCCTGATCTACGGCGTCTACGACGCCAAGCCGCAGGGCTTCGTGCCCGGCGGAATCAGCTTGCACAACTGCATGCTGCCGCATGGCCCCGACCGCGAGGCCTTCGAGCACGCCAGCAACAGCGAGCTCAAGCCGGTGAAGCTGACCGGCACCATGGCCTTCATGTTCGAAACGCGGTTTCCCCAGCGCGTGACCAAGCATGCGGCGACGTCGTCGACGCTGCAGGACGATTATTCGGATTGCTGGAAGGGTCTGGAAAAGAAGTTCGATCCGAGCAAGCCGTAG